A single genomic interval of Oryza sativa Japonica Group chromosome 7, ASM3414082v1 harbors:
- the LOC107281629 gene encoding aspartic proteinase CDR1-like gives MARLEVEDDQWLGHTELGKRTLRRGVARPEILLQSYCLVPHSVNTSSVLNFGALANITEPGVATTQLVAGDVDTYYTVVLDSVKVGNKTVASAASSRIIVDSGTMLTFLDPALMGPLIDELSRRITLPPMQSPDGLLQLCYEVAGREVEAGERITNHIDKHLYSTVESCSDNQTSRKQTEQVSPDLTLEFGSGGGGAEAGERVRDGAGRDAVPRDGNGEFAVGGHTRVPITTLCLAIVATTEQQTVSILRNLGQQNIHVGYNLDAGTVTFAAADCAGSGWPAKQTSGGQACF, from the exons ATGGCTCGGCTGGAGGTGGAAGACGACCAGTGGCTGGGCCACACGGAGCTAGGAAAGCGGACTTTG cggcgcggcgtcgCTCGGCCGGAGATTCTCCTACAGTCATACTGCCTCGTCCCGCACTCCGTCAACACCTCGTCGGTGCTCAACTTCGGTGCCCTCGCCAACATCACCGAGCCCGGCGTGGCGACCAcgcagctcgtcgccggcgacgtggacaCGTACTACACCGTGGTCCTCGACTCCGTCAAGGTCGGCAACAAgacggtggcgtcggcggcgagctcccgcATCATCGTGGACTCCGGCACGATGCTGACATTCCTCGACCCAGCTTTGATGGGACCACTCATCGACGAGCTCTCCCGCCGGATCACGCTGCCGCCGATGCAGTCGCCGGATGGCCTGCTGCAGCTGTGCTACGAGGTGGCCGGGCGGGAGGTGGAAGCCGGAGAGAGAATCACAAATCACATCGATAAACATCTATACTCCACCGTGGAATCTTGTTCAGATAATCAAA CCAGTAGGAAGCAAACCGAACAGGTGAGTCCGGACTTGACGCTGGAGttcggcagtggcggcggcggcgctgaagCCGGAGAACGCGTGCGTGATGGGGCAGGAAGGGACGCTGTGCCTAGAGATGGCAACGGTGAATTCGCCGTCGGGGGTCACACCCGCGTCCCCATCACCACG tTGTGCCTGGCGATCGTGGCGACGACGGAGCAGCAGACGGTGTCCATCCTCAGGAACCTCGGGCAGCAGAACATCCACGTCGGCTACAACCTCGACGCCGGCACGGTCACCTTCGCCGCTGCTGACTGCGCGGGGAGCGGCTGGCCGGCGAAGCAGACGAGCGGCGGGCAGGCGTGCT tttga
- the LOC4343432 gene encoding bisdemethoxycurcumin synthase-like, with product MGSTPAAVPVTVDELRRAQRADGTAAVLAIGTANPANCVTQADYADLYCRVTNSEHVAGFKDKLDALCVSASGSEKRFFHHTEEMINAHPEFLDRATPSLDARLEIAAAAVPELAATAAARAIVQWGRPATDITHLVVTTNAGAHAPGADVRLAALLGLRPTVRRTMIHLNGCSAGAAALRLAKDLAENSRGARVLVACVELTVLTFRGPYSPHTVTCQALFGDGAGAVIVGADAARPVEHPLFEMVSASQTLIPGTEHVITMQLTEHGLDGDIDTKELVPLAANNVKQCLSDALTPLGLDGGEWNDLFWAVHPGSPLILDHIESALQLKQGKLAASRKVLRENGNMLGSTLIFVLEEQRRRMEEEGDGAEWGVMLGFGPGFTIETMVLHAPDDSRKKN from the exons ATGGGGAGCACTCCGGCTGCTGTTCCGGTCACcgtcgacgagctccggcgtgcgCAGCGCGCAGACGGCACCGCCGCCGTGCTGGCCATCGGCACGGCGAACCCGGCGAACTGCGTGACCCAGGCCGACTACGCCGACTTGTACTGCCGTGTCACCAACAGCGAGCACGTTGCTGGGTTCAAAGACAAATTAGACGCACTAT GCGTATCGGCGTCGGGCAGTGAGAAGCGTTTCTTCCACCACACCGAGGAAATGATCAACGCGCACCCTGAATTCCTCGACCGCGCGACGCCGTCGCTGGACGCGCGCCTGgagatcgccgccgcggccgtcccAGAGCTCgccgcgacggccgcggcgagggCCATCGTCCAGTGGGGCCGCCCCGCCACCGACATCACCCACCTCGTCGTGACCACCAACGCGGGCGCCCACGCCCCGGGCGCCGacgtccgcctcgccgcgctcctcggCCTCCGCCCCACCGTGCGCCGCACCATGATCCACCTCAACGGCTGctccgcgggcgccgccgcgctgcgcctCGCCAAGGACCTCGCCGAGAAcagccgcggcgcgcgcgtccTCGTCGCCTGCGTCGAGCTCACCGTCCTCACCTTCCGCGGGCCTTACAGCCCCCACACCGTCACCTGCCAGGCGCtgttcggcgacggcgccggcgcggtcatcgtcggcgccgacgccgcgcgcCCCGTCGAGCACCCGCTTTTCGAGATGGTCTCCGCCTCGCAGACGCTCATACCGGGGACCGAGCACGTCATCACCATGCAGCTCACGGAGCACGGCCTCGACGGCGACATCGACACCAAAGAGCTCGTCCCTCTCGCCGCGAACAACGTCAAGCAGTGCCTCTCCGACGCGCTCACGCCGCtcggcctcgacggcggcgagtgGAACGACCTCTTCTGGGCGGTGCACCCGGGAAGCCCGTTGATCTTGGACCACATCGAGAGCGCTCTCCAGCTAAAGCAGGGGAAACTGGCAGCGAGCCGAAAGGTGCTAAGGGAGAACGGCAACATGCTGGGCAGCACGCTGATCTTCGTGCTGGAGGAGCAGCGAAGGCGgatggaggaggaaggagacggaGCCGAGTGGGGGGTGATGCTGGGATTTGGACCCGGTTTCACCATTGAGACCATGGTGCTCCACGCACCTGATGACAGCAGGAAGAAGAATTAG
- the LOC4343433 gene encoding probable carboxylesterase 3 produces the protein MASMQEKMIREAMAAMNGQTAADVAVNLYPFIRKYTDGRVERLLTSSYVPASEDAGRGRGGVGVATRDVVVDRDNGVSARLFLPSSAATGGGGGGRRLPVVLYFHGGSFCTESAFCRTYHRYASSLASRAGALVVSVEYRLAPEHPIPAAYDDAWAAFRWVESLSDPWLAEYGDLRRTFVAGDSAGGNIAYHTVARAGRENVGGGIQGLIMVHPFFWGPERLPCETVWDGASVFPAFGVDWLWPFVTAGQADNDDPRIDPADDELASLPCRRVLMAVAGRDTLRDRGRRLASRMRGDVTVVESEGEDHGFHLYSPLRATSKRLMQSIVQFINQPPSPCPPPPAPAPSPAMRWPATILPEFDEWSSTYSDDTANSSQILLGMPARAYKAIFVDRMDRKAAKTGRLSSNPTVNASLSIGPSGKASKTSCYGMSFGRTRAYNFRGVAAAGSGQCQPPFRGVTI, from the coding sequence ATGGCCAGCATGCAGGAGAAGATGATCAGGGAGGCAATGGCGGCAATGAACGGGCagaccgccgccgacgtcgccgtgaACCTCTACCCGTTCATCCGCAAGTACACCGACGGCCGCGTCGAGCGGCTGCTGACGAGCTCCTACGTGCCGGCGTCGGAGGACGCCGGCAGGGGCAGGGGCGGCGTCGGTGTGGCGACGAGggacgtcgtcgtcgatcgTGACAACGGCGTGTCCGCGCGGCTGTTCCTCCCGTCCtccgcggccaccggcggcggcggcggtggcaggaggCTACCCGTGGTGCTGTACTTCCACGGCGGCTCGTTCTGCACGGAGAGCGCCTTCTGCCGGACGTACCACCGGTACGCCAGCTCACTCGCGTCGCGCGCCGGGGCGCTCGTCGTGTCCGTCGAGTACCGCCTCGCGCCGGAGCACCCGATACCCGCGGCGTACGACGACGCGTGGGCGGCGTTCCGGTGGGTGGAGTCCCTGTCCGACCCGTGGCTCGCGGAGTACGGCGACCTGCGACGGAcgttcgtcgccggcgacagcgCCGGCGGCAACATCGCCTACCACACGGTGGCACGCGCCGGCCGCGAgaacgtcggcggcggcatccagGGCCTGATCATGGTGCACCCATTCTTCTGGGGGCCCGAGAGGCTGCCGTGCGAGACGGTCTGGGACGGCGCGTCGGTGTTCCCGGCGTTCGGCGTCGACTGGCTCTGGCCGTTCGTGACGGCCGGCCAGGCGGACAACGACGACCCCCGCATCGaccccgccgacgacgagctcgcGTCCCTGCCCTGCCGCCGCGTGCTCATGGCCGTGGCCGGGAGGGACACCCTGCGcgaccgcggccgccgcctcgcgtcccGGATGCGCGGCGACGTGACGGTGGTGGAGTCGGAGGGCGAGGACCACGGCTTCCACCTCTACAGCCCGCTGCGCGCCACCAGCAAGAGGCTCATGCAGAGCATCGTGCAGTTCATCAACCAGCCGCCTAGCCCATGCccacctccgccggcgccggcgccatcgccggcgatGAGGTGGCCGGCAACCATTCTTCCAGAGTTCGACGAGTGGTCGTCGACGTACAGTGACGACACTGCCAATTCCTCGCAGATTCTTCTTGGCATGCCTGCTAGGGCATACAAGGCAATATTCGTTGATAGGATGGACAGGAAAGCTGCTAAGACTGGACGACTAAGCTCTAATCCGACGGTTAATGCGTCATTAAGCATTGGTCCCAGCGGGAAAGCATCAAAGACAAGCTGCTACGGGATGTCATTTGGCCGGACCAGAGCTTACAATTTCAGAGGGGTAGCAGCTGCAGGGAGCGGCCAGTGTCAGCCTCCCTTCCGTGGAGTGACGATTTGA